TCCAGGGTAATCTCGTAATTCCCCCGGGAATCCGTAATGGCCGAGGAAACTTCGTTGTTCTGCTCGTCGATGATACGGACGGTGGCCCCCGCCAGCAGCTCGTTGGTGATCTTGTTCCGGACCGTTCCGCTGATGGCCTGGATACACTCAAACTGCAGCGGGCGGTTTTCTACAAAACCGTAAATATCATCTCCCCCGGGTCCGCCCGGCCGGTTTGAGGCAAAATAGCCTTCCCGGGTCGTATCCGAAATCACATAGGTGAAATCGTCCTGGGCCGAATTGACGGGCGTGCCGACGTTCTGTACGGAGCCCTTCCAGGGCAAATAGTCCAGCTTGGTGGCAAAAACGTCCAGCCCGCCGAGACCCGGGTGGCCGTCCGAGGAGAAATACAGGATGCCTTCCGAACTGACAAATGGGAAGGTCTCCCGCGCCTCGGTATTGATCTTGGGCCCCAGGTTCTCAGGCTCGCCGAACGTGCCGTCCTCGCGGATCACCACCCGCCACAAATCGGACTGCGCTACCTGATCGGCAGCGCCGATTCGGGACCCCGGCATATCCGAGGCAAAATACAGGACCCGGCCGTCCGGGCTCAGCGCCGGGTGGGCCACCGAATAACTGTCGCTGTTAAAGGGCAATTCCTCGATGGTCGCCCAGACCCCGTCTATTTTTTCCGCCCGGAATATCTTGAGCCGGACAAACCCCGCCTCATCCCGCGTGTACTTGCCTTCCTTAAAATTGTTCCGGGTAAAATAAAGGGTGTTTCCATCCGGGCTGAGTGCGGAGGTGGATTCGTGAAACCTCGAATTCACCCCGTCAACCTTGGTCACCCGCTGCCCCCGGGCACTGTCCGGGGATACCTCGTAGAGATCCAGGAAATCCTGGGAATTCCAGGTGTGGCGGTACCTGGCCAGGTTGCCGGTATCCCGGTCCGAGGAAAATAGCAATCCCTCCCCGGTGAGCGAAGGGGCAAAATCCGAATAGGGCGAATTAAAGGCAAAAGGCGTCAGGTCGTACCGGCCGGAATTCGCCTGGATCTCTGCCTGGTAATCCCGATTGGCCTGGTAAATCTCAGCCCGCGCATCGGATAGTGAGCGGGTCAGTTCGGTAAACCGTTCCATGACCGAGTCGGCCCGGCCCAGTTGCCCGGTACTCCGCAGTGCCTGCGCATATCGAAAATAATAATCCGGCGTAGCCTCGTCCTCAAACTCCCTGAGTAATCTTTCGTAGGATTCCGCCGCCCGGTCGTACTGCGCGTTAAAATAATAGGAATTCCCCAGGCGTTGCAGCAATTCGGCCGACACATACCCCCGGTCCACCACCTTTTGGTAGATATCCTGTGCAGGTTTGAAGGAATAATCGGCATACTGGCGATTGGCCCGCTCGAGCAGCCGTTCCTGAGCGGTCACAGAGCCGCTTCCCAGCAGGAGAATCAGGAGGATGGAACGATATAGCTTCATGTTGTATTTCCTTGATAATTAGAAGAACCGGGGTGAAACGAGCCGCTGGAACGACCGGACGAGTTCCCAACGGACAAACAACTCAAAAGATCCGTCGTTAAACTGGGTCCCCCCGAGTTCCGTAGTCTCCCGGTCGTAGGCCAGGCCTACCATGAGTTGCTGGTTTAGCTGAAAGCCGATCAGCCCGCTGATAGCGGCATCCCACCGGTATGCTGCTCCAAAAGAAAATTTCTCGTTGAACAGGAAGGTGCCCGACAGGTCGAGCTGAAGCGGTGCGCCGCTGACCACCTTGGTGAGCAGGGCAGGCTTGAACTTCAATGTGGGGTTCAGGTCAAAGACATAACCGGTGATCATATAAAAATTTACCCGGTCTACCGAGAGAAACTGGTTTTCCTCCCCGTCCTGGTCGGAATTGTCAAAATGCTCGGATTCCAGCAGGTTCGGGGCGGAGACCCCGGCGTAGAACCGGTCCGTATGGTAATAGATCCCCAAGCCGAAATTCGGCGTAAAGCGGTTGTCGATATTGTCGGCGTCCACCATCTCCTCCTGGTAGCGGGCCAGCCCGTTGAAATCCAGGCTCAAAAGGTTTCCTCCGGCTTTCAGGCCAAAGGAGAGTTTCGCGTCCCGCGATACATCGATCGTATAAGACAAAACGGCATCCAGATACGTCTCCTGGACCACCCCGTCCCCAATATTGTCGTTCACCACGGAGATCCCGTAACCCAGGCGGGAATTCCGAATGGGCGAATGCACGTTGAGGGTGAAGGTCTTGGGCGCCCCTTCCAGCCCGATCCACTGGGAGCGGTACAGGGCCGCAAGGCTCAACTGCCCGCGTGAACCCGCATAGGCCGGGTTCACTGTCATGGTATTGTACATGTACTGGGTGTACTGGGCATCCTGCTGGGCATGGCCCACAGCTGTCGCCAGGACTGCCAGGAGCAGGAGAAACGGGCGTGAAAGTATCCGCATGTTCATTATTTATTCCCGACGTACAGGTATCCGCTGTCCGTGATCCGCCGTTGGTTCAATTCGTATTCAAATATATAGAAATATACCCCTGAAGGCAGGTATTCCTCGGTATTAACCGTTGAGCGGCCCTTGGAACGCCCGTCGAATACATTGTTCTGGTTGTTGTAATTAATACCCTCATAAACTGAAACCCCCCAGCGGTTGAAAATTTTCAGCGTATTGTTCCGGGCGAGCTCCACATTTTCGATAAAGAGGAAGTCGTTCTGGCCGTCGCCGTTGGGGGTGACCAGTTGGAATACAATGATGTCCCCTTCCGGCACCACGGTGGGGTCCGGATCCAGGTATTCCGGGGTGCCATCCCCGTCGGAATCGTCGTCCGTGGGGTCCCCGTTGTCGTCCAGATCTTCGTTCGGGGTATCGATGCCGTCCCCGTCGTCGTCAAAATCCCGGTAGTTTACATCCTCCGTCCCGTCCGTGTCCGGCAGGTCTTCCGCCGGGTTGTCGATCTCGTCGTTCACGTCAAACCCGTCATTCACATCGGCGCCTTCATAACCGTCGTCCAGGCCGTCCCCGTCCGTATCCGTTCCCGTAAATGTCTGATCGGGTATCCCGTCGAAGTTAAAATCGTTCCCCTCGTTGTTGTCAGGAACCAGATCGTTGTCCGAATCGCCGTCCAGGTAATCCGGGGCGTCCGTGCCATCGGTATTCACAGGGTCCAGCCCCCCCAGGTAAGCGGAATTCACCCCGTTGTTCGCAGCGTAGGTTGCCGCATCATCGTCGTTGGGCGGGATATAACCGGCAGTGGTCTGCGCTTCCACATTGTCCGGGATGCCATCGTTGTCCGAGTCGATGTCCAGATGGTCCGGGAACAGGTCCCCGTCGCTGTCGGCAAAGTTGGTCAGCGGGTCGTTATCCCCGTCCGTATTCGGGTCCTCCACGGAATCCAGAATCCCGTCGTTGTCGTCATCCAGGTCGTCGATATCCGGTACGCCGTCCCCGTCTGTATCGGTACCGGGCGGCGGGCCGTCCGGATCCAGGTAGTCCGGGGTGCCGTCGTTGTCCGTATCGTCATTGGTCGGGTCGCCGTCCTGGTCGGCGTCCTCGTCAGGAGTATCGATGCCGTCCCCGTCGTCGTCAAAATCCCGGTAGTTTACATCCTCCGTCCCGTCCGTATCCGGCAGGTCTTCTGCCGGGTTGTCGATCTCGTCGTTCACGTCAAAACCGTCGTCCACATCGGAGCCTTCATAACCGTCGTCCAGGCCGTCCCCGTCCGTATCGGTACCGGTAAATGTCTGGTCGGGTATCCCGTCGAAGTTAAAATCGTTCCCCTCGTTGTTGTCCGGCACGCTGTCGTT
This genomic window from Robiginitalea biformata HTCC2501 contains:
- a CDS encoding OmpA family protein, which gives rise to MKLYRSILLILLLGSGSVTAQERLLERANRQYADYSFKPAQDIYQKVVDRGYVSAELLQRLGNSYYFNAQYDRAAESYERLLREFEDEATPDYYFRYAQALRSTGQLGRADSVMERFTELTRSLSDARAEIYQANRDYQAEIQANSGRYDLTPFAFNSPYSDFAPSLTGEGLLFSSDRDTGNLARYRHTWNSQDFLDLYEVSPDSARGQRVTKVDGVNSRFHESTSALSPDGNTLYFTRNNFKEGKYTRDEAGFVRLKIFRAEKIDGVWATIEELPFNSDSYSVAHPALSPDGRVLYFASDMPGSRIGAADQVAQSDLWRVVIREDGTFGEPENLGPKINTEARETFPFVSSEGILYFSSDGHPGLGGLDVFATKLDYLPWKGSVQNVGTPVNSAQDDFTYVISDTTREGYFASNRPGGPGGDDIYGFVENRPLQFECIQAISGTVRNKITNELLAGATVRIIDEQNNEVSSAITDSRGNYEITLDCNQPNFVRASREGYVPAEEYLSPSDGKPRVVDFYLEPETITAGYGDDLAKLLQLSTIYFDFDKANIRPDAEIEIQKVIAAMEKYPSLRIKANSHTDSRGPDAYNLALSQRRADSTVRYMISKGIAPERLEGEGFGESRLINRCDDGVPCSAQEHELNRRSEFIILE
- a CDS encoding PorP/SprF family type IX secretion system membrane protein — encoded protein: MRILSRPFLLLLAVLATAVGHAQQDAQYTQYMYNTMTVNPAYAGSRGQLSLAALYRSQWIGLEGAPKTFTLNVHSPIRNSRLGYGISVVNDNIGDGVVQETYLDAVLSYTIDVSRDAKLSFGLKAGGNLLSLDFNGLARYQEEMVDADNIDNRFTPNFGLGIYYHTDRFYAGVSAPNLLESEHFDNSDQDGEENQFLSVDRVNFYMITGYVFDLNPTLKFKPALLTKVVSGAPLQLDLSGTFLFNEKFSFGAAYRWDAAISGLIGFQLNQQLMVGLAYDRETTELGGTQFNDGSFELFVRWELVRSFQRLVSPRFF